Proteins encoded together in one Quercus lobata isolate SW786 chromosome 3, ValleyOak3.0 Primary Assembly, whole genome shotgun sequence window:
- the LOC115980879 gene encoding uncharacterized protein LOC115980879, whose amino-acid sequence MWDGFHDFRHLVEELMVKKTAEEVDLFWVTCWQIWQQRNAVSRGGVLHHPSRLNQRAMDYLKEYCDAMDHLVVTGSSPGVVTQAWQPPPCLQYKLNFDGAIFEGGDGSGYGAVIRNDKGQVMVAISAKGGAVIDSEEVEALACRKALEVAVDTGFTDLIIEGDNAAVMKTITQVQQETYSQLGLIYEDIWCLLAGLNSVMVSCVRRSANNVAHVLAKHARLVANELVWMKEDPPPAVEALYLDSNLS is encoded by the coding sequence ATGTGGGACGGTTTTCATGATTTTAGGCATCTGGTAGAGGAGTTAATGGTGAAGAAAACGGCAGAAGAAGTTGATCTTTTTTGGGTTACATGCTGGCAGATTTGGCAACAAAGAAATGCTGTATCACGTGGGGGTGTCCTTCATCATCCTTCTCGGTTAAACCAGCGTGCGATGGACTATCTTAAAGAGTACTGTGATGCTATGGACCATCTTGTTGTAACCGGGTCTAGCCCAGGTGTAGTCACTCAGGCATGGCAGCCTCCGCCGTGTTTGCAATACAAACTGAACTTTGATGGGGCTATATTTGAAGGTGGCGATGGTTCGGGTTATGGAGCAGTTATCCGTAATGATAAAGGACAAGTGATGGTGGCTATTTCGGCAAAGGGAGGAGCTGTTATTGATAGTGAAGAGGTGGAGGCATTAGCATGTCGCAAGGCCCTTGAGGTTGCAGTAGATACTGGCTTTACGGACCTAATTATTGAGGGAGATAATGCTGCTGTGATGAAGACTATTACTCAGGTTCAGCAGGAGACTTATTCTCAGCTTGGTTTGATCTATGAGGATATTTGGTGTCTGTTAGCTGGTCTTAACTCAGTAATGGTGAGCTGTGTGCGACGTAGTGCAAATAACGTGGCTCACGTTTTGGCTAAACATGCTAGACTAGTAGCAAATGAGCTTGTTTGGATGAAGGAAGATCCTCCACCAGCTGTTGAAGCCTTGTACCTGGATTCTAATTTGAGTTAA